In Lentibacillus amyloliquefaciens, one DNA window encodes the following:
- a CDS encoding protein kinase domain-containing protein — translation MDQAWKKQGISIRPGTVVTGKWHQHRYVIKRKLGSGAVGTVYLCERNGKYAALKISENNTSMTVEVNVLKSLAKVQGSRLGPFLLDVDDWEVSRHNKFTFYVMEYLEGESMRSFISRHGHEWIGIFMLQLLDDLAHLHQAGWVFGDFKPENLVVLSHPPKVRFIDVGGTTQMGRAIKEYTEFYDRGYWGLGSRRAEPGYDLFAFVMVILNIYYPKRFEKGSNPKTTLFKKLNDTKQLRLYRDCLKKALIGNYQSASDMRHELLHKIKKVRGQDWSKRRSNLPTGVSLLSEVAGTAFVALCYYVFSLFIP, via the coding sequence ATGGACCAGGCATGGAAGAAACAGGGCATTAGCATAAGACCGGGAACTGTCGTGACTGGTAAATGGCATCAGCATCGTTATGTGATCAAACGAAAGCTGGGCAGCGGTGCAGTTGGCACTGTCTATTTATGTGAACGAAATGGTAAATATGCAGCCTTGAAGATTAGTGAAAACAATACATCTATGACAGTGGAAGTGAACGTTTTAAAATCACTTGCGAAGGTCCAAGGCAGCCGTCTTGGTCCTTTTTTGCTGGATGTTGATGACTGGGAAGTTTCACGTCATAATAAGTTTACCTTCTACGTGATGGAATATCTGGAAGGAGAGTCCATGCGCAGTTTTATCAGCCGGCATGGCCATGAATGGATCGGTATCTTCATGCTGCAATTGCTTGATGACCTTGCGCATTTGCATCAAGCGGGCTGGGTTTTTGGTGATTTTAAGCCAGAAAACCTGGTCGTACTTTCACATCCTCCGAAAGTACGCTTCATCGATGTCGGCGGCACAACACAAATGGGCAGAGCGATCAAAGAATATACCGAATTTTATGACCGTGGCTATTGGGGACTTGGGTCAAGACGGGCAGAACCGGGCTATGATTTGTTTGCATTCGTAATGGTTATTTTAAATATATATTATCCAAAACGGTTTGAAAAAGGCTCAAACCCAAAAACCACGTTATTTAAAAAGCTTAATGACACAAAACAGCTGCGCTTATACAGAGATTGTCTGAAAAAAGCGCTTATAGGCAACTATCAATCAGCCTCAGACATGCGACATGAGCTATTACACAAAATTAAGAAAGTTCGCGGCCAAGACTGGTCAAAAAGACGTTCAAACCTTCCGACAGGCGTATCACTTTTGTCAGAGGTTGCCGGGACGGCGTTTGTGGCACTTTGCTATTACGTTTTTTCCTTGTTTATTCCATAA